A window of Pedococcus badiiscoriae genomic DNA:
CGCGGCGTGAGGACCGCGAGTATGCCGCGCAGGCGGCTGGCGTGCGCGACATGGGCGTGCGGATCTCGATCAACCGCAGCATCTTCTTCGTCGCCCTGACCCTGGTGGCCTCGCTGGCAACGGCGATGGTCTATGGCTTCGGCGGACTGATGGCCGTCAGTGGCGAGCTGTCGATCGGCACCCTGCTGGCGCTGACCGCCCTGCTGGCCCGCCTCTACGGTCCCCTCACCTCCCTGTCGAACGTCCGCGTCGACGTCATGACGGCCCTGGTGTCGTTCGAGCGGGTCTTCGAGGTGCTCGACCTGCAGCCGTTGGTGACCGAGCGTGCGGATGCCCGAGCGCTGCCGTCCGGTCCCGTCCGGGTCGAGGTCGAGGGTGTGGCGTTCCGCTACCCGTCGGCCGACGAGGTGTCGCTCGCCTCGCTCGAAAGCGTCGCGGCCGGGGACCGCAAGGGGAGCGGGGTCGTCCTGCGGGACATCAGCTTCGAGGCACAGCCGGGACAGCTGGTCGCCCTGGTCGGGCCCAGCGGTGCCGGCAAGTCGACGATCACGGCCCTCATCGCGCGGCTCTACGACCCCTCGACCGGAGCCGTGCGCATCAACGGCGTCGACCTTCGCGAGGCCACCCTCGGCTCGGTGGCCCAGACCGTCGGGATGGTCACCCAGGAGGCGCACCTGTTCCACGACACGATCCGGGCCAACCTCACCTACGCCGCTCCCGGTGCCACCGACGACCAGCTCGTCGCTGCCCTCAAGGCGGCCCAGGTGTGGTCGCTCGTGGGCTCCCTCCCGGAGGGGCTGGACACCGTGGTGGGCGACCGCGGCCACCGGTTGTCCGGCGGGGAGAAGCAGCGCCTGGCCCTGGCTCGCCTGCTGCTGAAGGGACCCGGCCTCATCGTCCTCGACGAGGCGACCGCCCACCTCGACAGCGAGTCCGAGGCCGCCGTCCAGCGAGCACTCGATACGGCCCTGGAAGGCCGTACGGCGATCGTGATCGCGCACCGGCTGTCCACGGTGCGCGGTGCCGACCAGATCCTCGTCGTCGACCAGGGCCGCATCGTCGAGCGAGGCACGCATCGCGAGCTCATCGAGCGTGGCGGGCTCTACAACGACCTCTACACCACGCAGTTCGCCGACCAGGAGCCCCGCAGCAGCGACGTCCCCGCCTGAGCGCGCTCGAGGGCCGACGTCGTCAGGCGTCTTCCTCGTCCCAGATGCGGACCTTCTTGGGGCTGGCCGGACCGGCCTGCTGCGGTGTCGTGGCACCCTCGAGGTACTCGCGGCGGGCCCCGAACCAGACCAGGACGAAGCCTGCGACCATCCCGAG
This region includes:
- a CDS encoding ABC transporter ATP-binding protein, giving the protein MAMRSLTRDDSVKDRKLAPGTAKRVGSYARPFRREIGLFLVLVIIDSALVVATPLLLKELIDKGITPRDRGVVIALALVVAALAVVSGALTLVERWYSSRIGEGLIYSLRVEVFSHVLRQPIAFFTRAQTGALVSRLNSDVIGAQQAFTSVLSSVVSNVVSLVLIIATMATLSWQLTVASLALVPFFLLPARLMGKRLAGLAHAQMGLNADLGSRMTERFNVAGALLVKLFGDPRREDREYAAQAAGVRDMGVRISINRSIFFVALTLVASLATAMVYGFGGLMAVSGELSIGTLLALTALLARLYGPLTSLSNVRVDVMTALVSFERVFEVLDLQPLVTERADARALPSGPVRVEVEGVAFRYPSADEVSLASLESVAAGDRKGSGVVLRDISFEAQPGQLVALVGPSGAGKSTITALIARLYDPSTGAVRINGVDLREATLGSVAQTVGMVTQEAHLFHDTIRANLTYAAPGATDDQLVAALKAAQVWSLVGSLPEGLDTVVGDRGHRLSGGEKQRLALARLLLKGPGLIVLDEATAHLDSESEAAVQRALDTALEGRTAIVIAHRLSTVRGADQILVVDQGRIVERGTHRELIERGGLYNDLYTTQFADQEPRSSDVPA